In the genome of Phaeodactylum tricornutum CCAP 1055/1 chromosome 18, whole genome shotgun sequence, one region contains:
- a CDS encoding predicted protein, with protein MTVLSTGSRDGAHYLGRGTQGEPVETNLVCLATNPNTDGFGQAQSQLSIQKHDVTVSGLDRCHAKEHGNYDECAHDAVYNTVENTETDHNGAWQIVGPNGK; from the coding sequence atgacagttttgagtaccggttcgcgcgatggcgcgcactacttgggtcgtggcacccaaggcgagcctgtcgaaactaatcttgtgtgtttggccacaaatcccaacacggatggttttggacaggcgcaatcccagttgagtattcagaaacatgatgtgactgtttcgggactcgatcgttgccatgctaaggagcatggtaactatgatgaatgtgcccacgatgccgtgtataacaccgtggagaatactgaaacggaccacaatggcgcttggcagattgtggggccgaatggaaagtga
- a CDS encoding predicted protein, with protein PKVDAILVLDGDGNRLAGKYYGTFLKKKQDDKSAEERRDAFEKALQQKIAGIAARPDAAEVVTCQGRTAVFCGGAIGGGAGGDVRVVHIGPPGESELVLAYLCEGMYDALSHLMGGSTDRSMVLDNLELVFLLIDEHCDGGIILEVDGSKLASAVLLRDDDGVGDDSQQGL; from the coding sequence CCCAAGGTTGATGCAATTCTAGTACTCGATGGCGACGGAAATCGTCTTGCCGGTAAATATTACGGTACTTTCCTAAAGAAGAAGCAAGACGATAAATCTGCTGAGGAACGACGGGACGCCTTTGAAAAAGCGTTACAACAAAAAATCGCCGGTATTGCAGCTCGTCCCGATGCCGCTGAAGTCGTCACTTGCCAAGGACGAACTGCAGTTTTCTGCGGGGGCGCCATCGGTGGAGGCGCAGGTGGAGATGTTCGTGTCGTGCACATTGGTCCTCCAGGAGAATCCGAGCTTGTACTTGCCTACTTGTGCGAGGGAATGTACGACGCTCTTAGCCATTTAATGGGTGGATCCACTGATCGCTCCATGGTTTTGGATAATCTCGAACTGGTCTTCTTGCTTATCGATGAGCACTGCGACGGCGGTATCATTCTGGAAGTAGACGGTTCCAAGCTGGCTTCGGCCGTTCTGCTACGGGATGATGACGGAGTGGGAGATGATTCGCAGCAAGGTCTA
- a CDS encoding predicted protein, with translation LTKIAGLLVKTLAKPLSKRIKHEFSRYPVTQRLLINIGQTSHQFSSRMTIWSAGYKVRSITPLEEEKAMKEGAELVGETFILSVSVGWLLWEYNRSKEKENDKESKRRAASKAERDSLQAKLHALDARLKALEVVVKANSESLLNLGP, from the coding sequence CTGACCAAGATTGCAGGATTGCTTGTGAAAACTCTTGCCAAGCCTCTCTCAAAACGGATAAAACATGAGTTCTCCCGGTACCCAGTCACACAGCGTCTCCTCATTAACATCGGACAAACATCACATCAGTTCTCGTCTCGAATGACCATCTGGAGTGCTGGCTACAAAGTTCGTAGTATCACCCCactggaggaagaaaaggcaatgAAAGAGGGCGCAGAACTAGTGGGAGAAACGTTCATTTTAAGTGTATCGGTAGGCTGGCTACTCTGGGAATATAATCgcagcaaagaaaaagagaacGACAAGGAATCGAAAAGGAGGGCTGCGTCCAAGGCAGAGAGAGATTCCTTGCAGGCAAAGTTGCATGCGTTGGATGCCCGTCTCAAGGCCTTAGAGGTTGTTGTAAAAGCCAACAGTGAATCCCTTCTTAATCTCGGACCG
- a CDS encoding predicted protein: MGKGKAKASKSANRKGSKKPASTPSTARHTHAKPGIGSLFGPIRVRSKRKGETLELNFPSKKTQHLLKAVHPGKLSWKIGKKSKNEDSYKKKAARPTFVLNLPESIGHPQSVPWMKLSRTRNRSSPGSEGLSKCSRGPGHIIPSDALPEETKLKLDKELESFANYVRLTDEECQIRDYLVEQVELICRDLFEESRHTLFNRNSEAMQEAVRVQVFGSFGTKAVCSFRSDVDLAIWGVVPVQKRRPAIMSKKNSQVTHSEKVDCAKQERKRKWQEALAAVDEANTMSPDPMTRQNHSLSNEDGPPLSFAPDNEPERAGVIDQEESLFVIDRFGDVRSIDRLNLPKTSSINSSSSVSLSQTIGDNSGVIKSQGHFLQSQKAESHFKANSENPIDDLNDKAAKPKRAKPKPVESDDESFNDSTDKMEAFVPNRAKSEDRHFVSYSSDDDSHDGFGEEVSEGAGKSDRDLEVSFFSQDSTSKRLGPTGLARQHVTTCLGLIRRKLQKRKFARSTLFIKTADIAIGGHNGSDTSPYAGSQTEKYRSFAPVVLALKVVLQQTNLDEPFAGGLGSYKLYVLVAYHIEQHLLLGGNDRPSEIFLGFLFRYGAILGYNSLDGTMTHLQKNVPVATFDASIADLSNVFLLEHCVDLFGRCWRRLWKRTRSSSKNIGSFLADIVDVKALAKERQSHIQRAKATLCHELAKNNIQHKST, from the exons ATGGGCAAAGGAAAAGCCAAAGCGTCGAAAAGTGCCAACCGGAAAGGCAGCAAGAAACCAGCTTCCACACCCTCCACGGCACGTCACACGCACGCTAAACCGGGGATTGGTAGTCTCTTTGGTCCCATACGCGTGCgaagcaaacgaaaaggCGAGACTCTCGAGTTGAACTTTCCCAGCAAAAAAACGCAACATCTACTGAAAGCTGTTCATCCAGGAAAGCTGTCGTGGAAGATAGGAAAAAAATCCAAGAATGAAGACAGCTACAAGAAGAAGGCAGCTCGACCAACATTTGTACTGAATCTTCCCGAAAGTATTGGGCACCCCCAGTCTGTACCATGGATGAAACTTAGCAGGACAAGGAACCGCAGCTCGCCAGGGAGTGAAGGTCTCTCCAAATGCAGCCGAGGTCCGGGCCACATCATCCCATCGGACGCTCTTCCCGAAGAAACCAAGCTAAAGCTCGATAAGGAATTGGAATCTTTTGCCAACTACGTACGACTCACAGATGAAGAATGTCAAATTCGGGACTATCTCGTGGAGCAAGTCGAGCTGATATGTCGAGACTTATTCGAGGAATCGCGACATACGCTCTTCAATCGGAACAGCGAAGCAATGCAAGAAGCGGTTCGGGTTCAGGTGTTTGGTTCGTTTGGAACCAAAGCCGTTTGCAGTTTTCGAAGTGACGTTGATTTGGCCATATGGGGCGTGGTACCTGTCCAGAAAAGACGGCCTGCAATCATGTCCAAGAAAAACAGCCAAGTCACTCATTCGGAAAAGGTGGACTGTGCCAAGCAAGAGCGGAAACGAAAATGGCAGGAAGCGCTGGCGGCTGTCGACGAAGCTAATACCATGTCTCCGGACCCGATGACGAGGCAAAACCACTCACTTTCGAACGAGGATGGACCACCATTGAGTTTCGCGCCTGACAATGAACCGGAGCGAGCGGGAGTGATCGATCAAGAGGAGTCCCTGTTTGTCATTGACCGTTTCGGCGACGTCCGCAGTATCGACAGACTAAACTTACCCAAAACCTCATCCATCAATTCCTCTAGCTCCGTGAGTTTATCGCAAACGATCGGTGACAACAGCGGAGTGATCAAATCACAGGGTCATTTTTTGCAAAGTCAAAAAGCCGAGAGCCATTTCAAAGCCAATTCCGAAAACCCCATCGACGACTTAAACGACAAAGCTGCCAAACCTAAAAGGGCCAAGCCCAAACCTGTTGAGTCTGATGATGAATCTTTTAACGATAGTACTGATAAAATGGAAGCTTTCGTCCCAAACCGTGCTAAAAGTGAGGATCGGCACTTTGTGAGCTATTCGTCTGACGATGATTCCCACGACGGCTTCGGCGAGGAAGTGAGCGAAGGAGCAGGAAAGAGCGACCGTGACCTTGAGGTGTCGTTTTTCTCGCAAGATAGCACATCAAAAAGACTGGGACCGACCGGCTTGGCTCGGCAGCATGTTACTACTTGTTTGGGCCTCATTCGGAGGAAGCTTCAAAAACGGAAATTCGCGAGGTCGACTCTTTTCATCAAGACCGC CGATATTGCTATTGGTGGCCACAATGGATCGGATACCTCGCCTTACGCCGGTAGTCAAACTGAGAAATATCGAAG CTTTGCGCCGGTTGTGCTGGCTTTAAAAGTTGTTTTGCAGCAAACCAATCTCGACGAACCATTCGCGGGAGGACTGGGAAGCTACAAGTTGTATGTGCTAGTAGCATACCACATCGAGCAGCATCTTTTATTAGGTGGCAATGACCGACCGAGTGAGATCTTCTTAGGATTTCTGTTTCGCTACGGTGCAATTTTAGGTTACAATTCACTAGATGGTACGATGACGCACTTGCAAAAGAACGTGCCGGTTGCAACTTTTGATGCTTCCATAGCTGATTTAAGCAACGTTTTCCTCTTGGAGCACTGCGTTGATCTGTTCGGTCGGTGCTGGCGCCGTCTTTGGAAGCGGACACgctcgtcgtcgaaaaatATCGGATCCTTTCTCGCCGACATTGTGGACGTCAAAGCCTTGGCGAAGGAACGACAGTCGCATATACAGCGAGCAAAGGCAACTCTTTGCCATGAACTTGCAAAGAACA ACATCCAGCACAAGAGCACATAA
- a CDS encoding predicted protein translates to MVTTEPFYGLPRSQASKDCETDTASARFALLLRHAATALRDPTRADSVAAVGELTGTLALQRMHQAMKGDPVGRQILKDRPIVSKASIPYERLIDEAKTADLSADTVTFGQAYGIFLKTHDFDPDGRDKVRYVEDEELAYVMLRYRQCHDFWHALTQLPPTVVGELGLKWLELFQTGLPLAAFASTVGSFQLSQQEQQILWIHYLPWAKRIGRQLPYCALMNVYYETEWDTPLNKLRKRLHIEQAPEIPSVDQN, encoded by the coding sequence ATGGTGACCACGGAACCTTTTTATGGGCTGCCACGGTCCCAAGCTTCGAAAGATTGCGAGACCGATACCGCGTCAGCCCGATTCGCTTTGCTTTTGAGGCATGCCGCAACCGCTCTGCGTGATCCTACTCGCGCCGACTCCGTTGCAGCTGTGGGAGAACTGACGGGGACGTTGGCGCTCCAACGCATGCATCAGGCCATGAAAGGTGATCCCGTCGGTAGACAAATTCTGAAAGACCGTCCAATTGTCTCGAAAGCTAGTATACCGTACGAACGGTTGATTGATGAAGCCAAAACTGCTGATTTATCGGCCGATACGGTGACGTTTGGTCAGGCCTACGGCATTTTTTTGAAAACCCATGACTTTGATCCGGACGGACGGGATAAGGTTCGTTACGTTGAGGACGAAGAATTGGCGTACGTCATGCTTCGGTACCGTCAATGCCACGATTTCTGGCACGCCTTGACGCAGCTACCACCGACCGTCGTGGGCGAGCTTGGCTTGAAGTGGTTGGAGCTGTTTCAGACCGGCCTACCGCTAGCAGCGTTTGCGAGTACTGTAGGCTCTTTTCAGTTGAGTCAGCAGGAGCAGCAAATACTGTGGATCCATTATTTGCCTTGGGCAAAACGAATAGGGCGGCAGCTTCCCTACTGTGCTTTGATGAACGTGTATTACGAAACAGAGTGGGACACTCCCTTGAACAAGTTACGAAAAAGACTCCATATCGAGCAGGCTCCAGAAATACCAAGCGTAGATCAAAATTAG
- a CDS encoding predicted protein, with the protein TGLTGTRRYMAPEVIRCAPYGFSADVYGFGILFWQMISLKTPFEKYDTNKLYDHVVVAGKRPEAVHGLPSMLHSMMEDAWSVETSKRPTFKQICQYLQAEIA; encoded by the coding sequence ACGGGTCTTACGGGAACACGTCGTTACATGGCACCTGAAGTCATCCGTTGCGCTCCTTACGGATTTAGCGCTGATGTCTATGGCTTTGGAATCCTCTTTTGGCAAATGATTTCGCTCAAGACTCCGTTTGAGAAGTACGACACGAACAAGCTCTACGATCATGTTGTCGTAGCCGGCAAACGCCCGGAAGCCGTGCACGGTCTACCAAGCATGCTTCATTCCATGATGGAAGACGCGTGGTCCGTCGAAACATCGAAGCGTCCTACTTTTAAGCAGATTTGTCAGTACTTGCAAGCCGAAATTGCT
- the FABZ_1 gene encoding 3R-hydroxyacyl-[acyl carrier protein] dehydrase (Subunit of fatty acid synthase. Dehydrates 3R-hydroxyacyl-[acyl carrier protein] intermediates to trans-2,3-enoyl-[acyl carrier protein] intermediates in saturated fatty acid biosynthesis. Probably plastid targetd via bipartite targeting sequence. TargetP only detects intitial secretory signal.) has translation SSPLLQEQEVFDALFSTRRPKDGWAGLSSGLKSFGKGTAAGLATLVGAPIAGAQQGGARGFVAGLATGVASAVALPVAGLCVGVAQVGRGIANSGEAVRSARAGMMWDENKREWYFYLLDREASEIREEEVKNSAEASGSGSAESDRTVKDRAYYELLRVSTNATSAELKKAYYKEARVCHPDKNPGDPGAAKKFQELGQAYQVLSNEQSRAHYDKHGIQESSDVQMSMTDIDPRIFFAVMFGSEAVKPYIGELWIANKADSLMKDQMKMGMDAQGEDPIEMDEEAFREMAKKRSTDDVLRQRKREVECATNLREKIALFVGGSQDEGEFVAVCQAEAAEITKGAFGDVYSTAIGCALEVEAEVFLGTYQSFLGMEGQAAKMKKRGMSWNNQMKVLGAGISAARAGSKAYAEVDKLQKEAQTRNPSIEGGSGINEEHMKQATEKIEASLPVFLELAWAINTQDIARTLKQACRRLFHDAAEILPLETRLKRAEGVRILGREFLTMGKLAQKANVKSVDAQEIRARAEVA, from the coding sequence TCGTCGCCGCTTTTGCAGGAGCAAGAGGTGTTCGATGCTCTCTTTAGCACGAGGCGTCCGAAAGACGGTTGGGCCGGATTGAGCAGCGGTCTAAAAAGTTTTGGCAAAGGTACAGCGGCTGGTCTAGCGACTTTGGTCGGCGCTCCGATAGCTGGTGCGCAGCAGGGCGGTGCGCGAGGCTTCGTTGCCGGCCTCGCCACCGGTGTAGCGTCAGCTGTCGCTCTTCCTGTGGCTGGACTCTGCGTCGGTGTGGCGCAAGTCGGTCGAGGCATCGCCAACTCGGGAGAAGCCGTTCGCAGCGCTCGGGCTGGTATGATGTGGGATGAGAACAAGCGAGAGTGGTATTTCTATCTGCTGGACCGTGAAGCGTCAGAAATACGGGAGGAGGAAGTGAAAAATTCCGCCGAAGCGAGCGGCTCGGGGTCTGCCGAGTCGGACCGTACAGTCAAAGACAGGGCCTACTATGAGCTTCTGAGGGTTTCTACTAACGCTACGAGCGCCGAGCTCAAAAAGGCCTACTACAAGGAAGCCCGAGTCTGCCATCCGGACAAAAACCCTGGAGACCCCGGTGCCGCAAAAAAGTTTCAGGAACTTGGACAAGCCTACCAGGTGTTGTCCAACGAGCAATCGCGCGCGCACTACGACAAGCATGGTATTCAAGAATCCAGTGATGTTCAGATGAGCATGACGGACATTGATCCACGAATATTCTTTGCTGTAATGTTTGGAAGTGAAGCTGTAAAGCCGTACATTGGAGAGCTATGGATTGCCAACAAAGCGGACTCATTGATGAAGGATCAAATGAAAATGGGTATGGATGCGCAGGGTGAAGATCCGATTGAAATGGATGAAGAAGCTTTTCGTGAGATGGCAAAGAAGCGTTCTACTGATGACGTTTTAAGGCAACGCAAACGGGAGGTAGAGTGCGCTACCAATCTTCGAGAAAAGATCGCTCTGTTTGTTGGTGGGTCCCAAGACGAAGGTGAATTTGTCGCTGTGTGTCAAGCAGAAGCTGCCGAAATCACCAAGGGCGCGTTTGGGGATGTGTACAGCACTGCTATCGGTTGTGCTCTCGAAGTGGAGGCCGAGGTCTTTCTTGGAACGTACCAGTCGTTCCTCGGTATGGAAGGCCAAGCGGCAAAAATGAAGAAACGCGGCATGTCGTGGAACAATCAGATGAAGGTTCTCGGTGCAGGCATCTCAGCGGCCCGAGCAGGGTCGAAGGCTTACGCGGAAGTTGACAAGTTGCAGAAGGAGGCACAGACAAGGAACCCGTCAATTGAAGGCGGATCAGGTATAAACGAGGAGCACATGAAGCAAGCAACAGAAAAGATCGAAGCTTCTCTTCCTGTGTTTTTGGAGCTTGCATGGGCGATCAATACTCAAGATATTGCTCGCACACTGAAGCAAGCGTGCCGGCGCCTCTTTCACGACGCGGCCGAGATTCTGCCCTTGGAGACGCGTCTCAAACGAGCTGAAGGCGTGCGTATTTTAGGTCGCGAGTTTCTCACTATGGGTAAGCTTGCGCAGAAAGCGAACGTGAAGTCGGTTGACGCTCAGGAGATCCGCGCACGGGCCGAGGTTGCG
- a CDS encoding predicted protein — protein sequence MSGDTRAILMNTGLAHKRVRVVQLLIIGLVGLLLGWLGNFFVGSSCHFASVDVIVGQYSNSFPLHFGLWKYSPADSALAGYTYCYPYSGQHESDGPVVARVLNVSALMAGTYSLVVLWWYLISGRANGRFWRWAVRTAILAGVCQIAVLLFFVGSLCRSSTCHFGPASFLAFITSVAWFILGFELHYNMPTVEEASIKEDVAIVANLEMTDLQVASREFIERAFRSSPRGQYLPPDIA from the coding sequence ATGTCTGGGGATACCAGAGCGATACTTATGAACACAGGCTTAGCGCACAAGCGAGTCCGGGTGGTGCAGCTCCTCATCATTGGGCTTGTGGGGCTGTTACTGGGTTGGCTTGGAAATTTTTTCGTTGGATCCTCGTGCCATTTTGCTTCAGTCGATGTTATAGTGGGCCAATACTCCAACTCGTTTCCCCTGCATTTTGGCTTGTGGAAATACAGTCCAGCGGATAGCGCGCTTGCCGGCTACACGTACTGTTATCCCTACAGTGGACAGCACGAGAGCGATGGTCCCGTTGTCGCCCGCGTTTTGAATGTTTCGGCCTTGATGGCGGGAACCTACAGCCTTGTTGTTTTATGGTGGTATCTGATTTCGGGGCGAGCCAATGGTAGATTCTGGAGGTGGGCCGTGCGAACGGCGATTTTGGCTGGGGTTTGCCAAATAGCCGTGTTGctctttttcgtcggcaGTCTTTGCCGATCGTCGACTTGTCACTTCGGACCGGCCAGCTTTTTGGCATTTATAACGTCCGTCGCCTGGTTCATTCTGGGGTTTGAATTGCACTACAACATGCCGACGGTAGAAGAGGCATCCATTAAGGAAGACGTCGCGATAGTAGCGAATTTAGAGATGACCGATTTGCAAGTTGCTTCGAGAGAGTTCATCGAGCGTGCCTTTCGGTCGAGTCCACGAGGGCAATATTTGCCTCCGGACATTGCTTAG
- a CDS encoding predicted protein: MTIPAGIPDSLRLQYEDMHKMRAVMEALKKNQELRGVENLKKRMAERAATHTTWRQMKGMQLFMHEINHPGNKPFVIGLGVSCSMFLYAYAKGLGSDKAKAESTYWQRFHAKHD, translated from the exons ATGACGATTCCGGCAGGTATTCCTGACTCGCTGCGGCTCCAGTACGAGGACATGCACAAGATGCGTGCAGTGATGGAAGCCCTCAAGAAGAACCAGGAACTACGGGGCGTGGAAAACCTCAAGAAACGCATGGCCGAGCGTGCGGCTACACATACCACTTGGCGTCAGATGAAGGGTATGCAACTTTTCATGCACGAAATCAATCACCCCGGGAACAAGCCCTTTGTCATCGGCCTTGG TGTCTCGTGCAGCATGTTTCTATATGCCTACGCCAAGGGCCTGGGAAGCGACAAAGCCAAGGCGGAGTCTACGTACTGGCAGCGCTTCCACGCCAAGCATGACTAA
- a CDS encoding predicted protein: MSRVDEETLSSLKDLKKAVRSEEFESAVAVCESLLQNPTISGDEALVSCVYEAYTKSLLHLEKYEKILSEIEKASPVVRAQLHAVHVYALYRLQRYAQARDKCKDVTDVDISLVYAQSLYHLSETAAAVEVYRQLLEECEDDAERKMQIYTNMVGIVAANATPYVRSETVNNLLKIEEIQSFVETSKEYPYDLVNNWATWELVTDGSRTQRWKDMLLKAQNACQEACEADGLTDTETQKELASIAVNQQWIRQLWNGIVAPHSIPSELASVQLVQDLNRVLAMPNPADAIKKFREDSLSSMTALQQRLINYNRAALALQANELELCRSACDSLAMSVTAVSKSKKKRQQTSNDDSHVLYQPTVSEEEAAWWTSRVCVLRAHAAKLEGKIDSAGKEMDIAIQLLEQIPTSTVRDHALCYVILHKEALHGAPQDAKQTIALLNSLPDSIRSSRAVIATLASIYQRQGFPKEAESLLRETGDNQIFADFAMAEGNYTKAAELYEATVKDSHDPIATARWVQALSHIDPERALKLWSETKVNIEHDDEVAANGAELEEQELPRLKKKINTSDFLEAPVNDKQRRSRESVLRQRGKRREQYLEELEKKGLYRRDPPTKPDPERWLPKYERSYARRRRNRGGAHKGAQGGVSEKDAAKLDVVARQAARAAGQVDVSGPSTAHIKVSSGKSGRRR; encoded by the coding sequence ATGTCTCGTGTTGACGAGGAAACGTTGTCGTCCCTCAAGGATCTGAAGAAGGCAGTCCGCTCTGAGGAATTTGAAAGTGCAGTTGCTGTCTGTGAGTCTCTCCTTCAGAATCCGACGATCTCGGGAGACGAGGCTCTGGTGTCTTGCGTTTACGAAGCGTACACAAAGAGCCTATTGCATCTCGAAAAGTATGAAAAAATACTGTCTGAAATAGAGAAAGCATCTCCCGTTGTCCGCGCCCAACTGCACGCCGTTCATGTCTACGCACTCTATCGATTGCAGCGCTACGCGCAAGCACGTGATAAATGCAAGGACGTAACGGATGTGGACATATCTTTGGTTTATGCGCAATCGCTCTACCATCTATCCGAAACCGCGGCGGCAGTTGAGGTGTACCGACAGCTGTTGGAAGAATGCGAGGACGACGCGGAACGAAAAATGCAGATTTATACCAACATGGTTGGGATCGTAGCTGCCAATGCGACTCCCTACGTGCGCTCGGAAACGGTTAACAATCTTTTGAAGATAGAGGAGATCCAATCGTTTGTGGAGACTTCAAAGGAATATCCTTACGATCTTGTTAACAACTGGGCGACTTGGGAACTGGTTACCGACGGATCCCGAACGCAGCGTTGGAAGGATATGTTGCTTAAAGCTCAAAATGCTTGCCAAGAGGCTTGCGAGGCAGATGGTCTGACCGATACTGAAACTCAGAAAGAATTGGCAAGTATTGCGGTGAATCAGCAATGGATTCGCCAGCTTTGGAACGGTATTGTTGCCCCACACTCGATACCGAGCGAACTGGCTTCGGTGCAACTAGTACAGGATTTGAATCGCGTTCTAGCCATGCCAAATCCAGCTGATGCTATCAAAAAATTTCGAGAAGATTCCTTGTCAAGTATGACAGCCCTGCAGCAACGCCTGATAAACTATAATCGAGCGGCGCTGGCTTTGCAGGCCAATGAATTGGAACTCTGTCGAAGTGCATGCGATTCACTTGCAATGTCTGTCACAGCTGTctcaaaaagcaaaaagaagcgACAACAGACAAGTAATGATGATTCTCATGTGCTTTACCAACCAACTGTTTCCGAGGAAGAGGCTGCTTGGTGGACGAGCAGAGTCTGCGTTTTACGAGCACATGCAGCTAAGCTCGAAGGCAAGATTGATTCTGCTGGCAAGGAAATGGACATCGCAATACAATTGCTGGAACAGATTCCAACCTCGACTGTACGAGACCATGCTCTCTGCTATGTAATACTCCACAAGGAAGCACTGCACGGTGCCCCGCAGGATGCGAAACAAACCATCGCACTCCTCAACTCGCTGCCGGACTCAATTCGATCCAGTCGGGCGGTCATTGCTACACTCGCTTCGATTTACCAACGCCAAGGATTTCCTAAGGAAGCCGAGAGTCTTTTGCGTGAAACAGGGGACAACCAAATTTTCGCCGACTTTGCCATGGCGGAAGGAAACTATACAAAAGCTGCCGAATTGTACGAAGCAACTGTTAAAGACAGCCACGATCCGATTGCTACTGCTCGATGGGTGCAAGCGTTATCACACATTGACCCAGAGCGTGCTTTAAAGCTGTGGTCCGAAACAAAAGTGAATATCgaacacgacgacgaggtcGCGGCTAACGGTGCCGAATTGGAAGAACAGGAGTTGCCCCGGCTCAAGAAGAAGATAAACACATCCGATTTTTTGGAGGCTCCGGTCAACGACAAGCAGAGACGAAGTCGCGAATCTGTCTTACGACAAAGAGGAAAGCGTAGGGAGCAATATCTAgaagaacttgaaaagaAAGGCCTGTACCGTAGGGATCCCCCCACCAAGCCAGACCCTGAGCGCTGGCTACCAAAATACGAACGTTCGTACGCGCGCCGAAGACGAAATCGTGGTGGTGCACACAAGGGTGCACAAGGAGGCGTTTCCGAAAAGGATGCTGCTAAGCTGGACGTAGTGGCTCGCCAAGCAGCTCGTGCGGCTGGACAAGTCGATGTAAGCGGACCCAGCACGGCACATATTAAAGTTTCGTCGGGGAAAAGTGGGCGGCGTCGCTGA